A genomic window from Actinomycetota bacterium includes:
- a CDS encoding YjbQ family protein, whose protein sequence is MAVVHRRLEFETEGNAHIVEITEEIGKMLRATGLRSGIMNIFVPGATGAVTTLEHEPGVCRDFQELFDFLAPPDRDYHHNRRGVDSNGHSHVRAGLLGPSLTVPFEEGVPVLGTWQQVVFIDFDEVPRERSLVITFVGE, encoded by the coding sequence ATGGCGGTAGTCCACAGAAGGCTGGAGTTCGAGACGGAGGGCAACGCTCATATCGTCGAGATCACGGAGGAGATCGGGAAGATGCTCCGCGCCACCGGTCTGCGCAGCGGCATCATGAACATCTTCGTGCCGGGAGCGACGGGGGCGGTCACCACCCTCGAACATGAACCCGGCGTATGCCGGGATTTTCAGGAGCTGTTCGATTTCCTCGCTCCCCCGGACCGCGATTACCATCACAACCGCAGGGGGGTGGATTCCAACGGCCATTCCCACGTGAGGGCGGGGCTGCTCGGGCCCTCCCTCACCGTGCCCTTCGAGGAGGGGGTGCCCGTGCTGGGCACCTGGCAGCAGGTGGTGTTCATAGATTTCGACGAGGTCCCCAGGGAGCGCTCCCTGGTGATAACCTTCGTGGGGGAATGA
- a CDS encoding MBL fold metallo-hydrolase, whose amino-acid sequence MGMEPFKICEGVYQVGGPELTSPDDCCIYLVDLGYPVLIDSGAGRSVRRLAANLEALGYGPGDLKLVVLTHCHIDHVGGASFFSQRHGVPLAIHELDAPAVEEGDDRRTAASWYGIDLAPLAVKHKLSGDEGVIAGGASDLRWIHTPGHTPGSISLLVNNGLYRVLFGQDIHGPFYASFGSDLDAWERSMRKLLALEADILCEGHFGIYRSASEVRDYIEGYLRDHGRL is encoded by the coding sequence ATGGGTATGGAGCCTTTCAAGATATGCGAGGGTGTCTACCAGGTGGGGGGGCCGGAGCTCACCTCCCCCGATGACTGCTGCATCTATTTAGTGGACCTGGGATACCCCGTGCTCATCGACTCGGGGGCGGGCCGGTCCGTGCGCCGTTTGGCCGCCAACCTCGAGGCGCTGGGGTATGGCCCGGGAGACCTGAAACTGGTCGTCCTCACCCACTGCCATATCGACCACGTGGGGGGAGCCTCTTTTTTCTCCCAACGTCACGGCGTGCCCCTGGCCATCCACGAGCTGGACGCGCCGGCGGTGGAGGAGGGCGATGACCGCCGCACCGCCGCCAGTTGGTACGGGATCGACCTCGCGCCCCTCGCGGTGAAGCACAAGCTCTCGGGGGATGAAGGCGTCATCGCGGGAGGAGCCTCCGACCTGCGCTGGATCCACACCCCCGGACATACTCCGGGCTCCATCTCCCTCCTGGTGAACAACGGCCTCTACCGGGTGCTCTTCGGGCAGGACATCCACGGGCCCTTTTATGCTTCCTTCGGCTCCGACCTGGATGCCTGGGAGAGGTCCATGCGCAAGCTCCTGGCCCTGGAGGCGGACATCCTCTGCGAGGGACACTTCGGGATCTACCGCTCCGCCTCCGAGGTGCGTGACTATATCGAGGGGTATCTGCGCGATCACGGACGGCTCTGA